Proteins encoded together in one Priestia filamentosa window:
- a CDS encoding Fic family protein has product MFEQIDRKKVKLDTLRPLPKYTLKSLREKLLLEWTYNTNAIEGNTLTINETKVVLEGITVGGKTMREHLEVINHRDAIAYVEEIVQKGEPLTEWQIKNLHRLVLKGIDDEYAGVYRDQQVFIAGARHTPPAPYLIKEQMEQLINWYENEAQKLHPVERGAMLHAIFVGIHPFIDGNGRTSRLLLNLELMKAGFPAVVIKVENRLAYYEALDKSHTTKNYHDFIQLIVKEVEDSLNLYLSALS; this is encoded by the coding sequence ATGTTTGAACAAATAGATAGGAAAAAGGTGAAGCTAGATACCTTACGTCCTTTGCCTAAATATACATTAAAAAGTTTGCGTGAAAAGCTATTGCTTGAATGGACATATAATACCAATGCTATTGAAGGTAACACATTAACAATAAATGAAACAAAGGTTGTGTTAGAAGGGATTACTGTCGGCGGTAAAACGATGCGAGAACATTTGGAAGTCATCAATCATCGAGATGCGATTGCATACGTTGAAGAAATTGTGCAAAAAGGAGAGCCATTAACAGAATGGCAAATAAAAAATCTCCATCGACTAGTTTTAAAAGGAATTGATGATGAATACGCAGGTGTATATCGTGATCAACAAGTGTTTATTGCTGGCGCAAGACATACACCACCAGCGCCTTATTTAATCAAGGAACAAATGGAACAGTTAATCAATTGGTATGAGAATGAAGCACAAAAGTTACATCCAGTGGAGCGAGGAGCTATGCTACATGCAATATTCGTTGGAATCCATCCGTTCATTGATGGCAATGGACGTACATCTCGCCTTCTCTTAAATTTAGAATTGATGAAAGCTGGTTTTCCTGCAGTGGTTATTAAAGTAGAAAATCGATTAGCTTATTATGAAGCATTAGATAAATCTCATACAACAAAAAATTATCATGATTTCATTCAGTTAATTGTAAAAGAAGTAGAAGATTCATTAAATCTTTATTTAAGTGCTCTGTCTTAA
- a CDS encoding purple acid phosphatase family protein, translated as MKKGARKLISVALTLSIVGGFGNTVSFAAGDSNSTNISKVTVTFHGDSTHSKGFTWYTSLDSKNSDLQVVKKTGAKRPDFKKKSLLFSGSSTLSTNSQEEYVHKAVATGLKEDTEYYYRVGDASLNKWSEVGSFTTAPKKGAFTFIDLADTQAKTEDEAFLSSQTISKALDTVPNAEFMMHNGDVVDDGVKEEQWDWLLGHSQESLLNITVAPSAGNHEDENYAFIDHFNLDVPENSATETGAYYSYDYSNAHFVVLNSNEDSEQHANFSEEQIEWLKEDVKAAKANGAKWVIVNIHKGPYTTSNHATDDDIMGPNGVRNQVAPLMAELDIDFVLQGHDHIYARTKPIKSDGVASVTEKITETKKGQTVEYTVNPDGTIYLIPATAGPKVYYKNQDPVLGKAYYNLFEVADENHAAIYGPDPSDNRRPVRGQIQNFVGITINKDKLTAVTYEIDQNKNNAEPYIIDKFGIIKK; from the coding sequence GTGAAAAAAGGTGCAAGAAAATTGATTTCAGTTGCCTTAACTCTAAGCATTGTGGGTGGGTTTGGCAATACGGTTTCTTTTGCAGCAGGTGATTCAAATTCTACTAATATTAGTAAGGTAACTGTAACATTTCATGGCGACTCTACCCATTCTAAAGGCTTCACTTGGTACACTTCACTTGATTCCAAGAACAGTGATTTACAGGTTGTGAAAAAGACAGGTGCAAAGAGGCCTGATTTCAAGAAGAAATCTTTACTTTTTTCAGGCAGCTCAACCCTATCTACAAATTCTCAAGAAGAGTATGTACATAAAGCAGTAGCAACTGGACTTAAGGAAGATACTGAATACTATTACCGTGTTGGAGATGCATCCTTAAATAAATGGAGTGAAGTAGGTTCTTTTACCACAGCTCCTAAAAAAGGTGCTTTTACATTTATTGATTTGGCCGATACTCAAGCTAAAACAGAAGATGAAGCGTTCCTTTCGTCTCAAACCATTTCAAAGGCTTTAGATACTGTCCCTAACGCTGAATTCATGATGCACAATGGCGACGTAGTTGACGATGGAGTCAAAGAGGAACAATGGGATTGGCTTCTAGGTCACTCTCAGGAAAGCTTACTAAATATAACGGTTGCTCCTTCTGCAGGGAATCACGAGGATGAAAATTATGCTTTTATCGACCACTTTAATCTGGATGTGCCTGAAAACTCCGCTACCGAAACAGGTGCTTATTATTCTTACGATTACAGTAACGCTCACTTTGTTGTCCTTAATAGCAACGAGGATTCTGAGCAACATGCTAACTTTTCAGAAGAACAAATTGAATGGTTGAAGGAAGATGTAAAAGCAGCCAAAGCTAATGGCGCTAAGTGGGTTATTGTTAACATTCATAAAGGCCCATATACGACTTCGAACCATGCAACAGATGATGATATCATGGGTCCGAACGGGGTTAGAAATCAGGTAGCACCCCTCATGGCGGAGCTTGACATTGACTTTGTCCTTCAAGGGCATGATCATATCTATGCACGTACGAAACCAATAAAGAGTGATGGTGTAGCTTCAGTAACAGAAAAAATTACAGAAACTAAAAAAGGACAAACTGTTGAATATACCGTTAATCCGGATGGCACGATTTATTTAATCCCTGCGACAGCTGGACCAAAAGTATATTATAAAAATCAAGATCCTGTACTTGGAAAAGCTTACTATAATCTTTTTGAAGTAGCCGATGAAAATCATGCAGCGATTTATGGACCAGATCCAAGCGATAATAGACGTCCAGTACGCGGCCAAATTCAAAACTTTGTCGGTATTACCATTAATAAAGATAAACTGACCGCCGTAACTTACGAGATTGATCAAAACAAGAATAATGCAGAACCTTATATTATTGATAAGTTTGGTATAATTAAGAAATAA
- a CDS encoding Gfo/Idh/MocA family oxidoreductase — translation MKPIVTGVLGYGFSGSIFHCPFIHAHENFKLKTVVQRHGDTAKQDYSYINLVRDYQELLEDEEIELVVITTPSHLHFDHAKQALEKNKHVLVEKPYTATYEEAVELNRIADEKGLFISAYHNRRYDGDFLTLSELKKQGAFEKIYEVSMVWDFNYPVQKEKWREQGYEGANFVFDLGAHFIDQAIQLFGEPKDLYSITKKVREGSNVNDWFEVLFDYGDYVARIKHSSAAIVEEPRYTIQTPNGTYQFHKMGEQEAQLIQGVRPLDPNYGDNALYDFHKLDGTMEKRHIIKGNYLMYYTQMASAIRTGENAEITKEDVAKVIKYLEKIQNK, via the coding sequence ATGAAACCAATTGTTACTGGTGTATTAGGATATGGATTTTCAGGAAGTATATTTCATTGCCCATTTATACATGCTCATGAGAATTTTAAACTAAAAACAGTTGTACAACGTCATGGTGATACAGCAAAACAAGATTATTCATATATCAATCTTGTAAGAGATTATCAAGAGCTTTTAGAGGATGAAGAAATCGAACTAGTAGTCATAACAACACCTAGTCATTTACATTTTGATCATGCAAAGCAAGCGTTAGAAAAAAATAAACATGTTCTTGTTGAAAAACCTTATACAGCAACATATGAAGAAGCTGTTGAACTAAATAGAATCGCAGATGAAAAAGGCTTATTTATTTCGGCTTACCATAATAGACGATATGATGGCGACTTTTTAACTCTATCTGAATTAAAAAAGCAAGGTGCTTTTGAAAAAATATATGAAGTGAGTATGGTCTGGGATTTCAATTATCCAGTACAGAAAGAAAAATGGCGTGAACAAGGCTACGAAGGAGCAAACTTTGTTTTTGATTTAGGAGCTCACTTTATTGATCAAGCCATCCAATTATTTGGTGAACCAAAAGATTTATATTCCATAACAAAAAAAGTTAGAGAAGGTTCAAATGTGAATGATTGGTTTGAAGTTCTTTTTGATTACGGTGATTATGTAGCAAGAATTAAACATAGCTCTGCAGCTATAGTTGAGGAACCACGATATACAATCCAGACACCTAATGGAACTTATCAATTCCATAAGATGGGCGAACAAGAGGCACAGTTAATACAAGGAGTAAGGCCTCTAGATCCTAATTACGGAGATAATGCCCTATATGATTTTCATAAGTTGGATGGAACAATGGAGAAAAGACATATCATAAAAGGAAATTATTTGATGTACTATACGCAAATGGCTTCGGCAATTCGTACAGGGGAAAACGCAGAGATTACGAAAGAAGATGTAGCAAAAGTCATTAAATACTTAGAGAAAATACAAAATAAATAA
- a CDS encoding sugar phosphate isomerase/epimerase family protein has product MSIRIGTAPDSWGIWFSDDPKQVSWEQCLDEMQEAGYKTLELGPWGYLPTDPIRLKEELSKRDLELIATTLMTDIVFINDLQPIYETLDKILSLQCHFSSAKYLVLIDGMYTDLFTGDRIASKELNDDEWNQMIGNIKKIVDYVKAKSDIQIVFHPHAETHVETEEEIERLLRDIDIDLCLDTGHHLYSGGNPNTFIQKHKDRIKYLHLKDCNKSIREKMEENEWAFAQGVQSGVMCDPESGDVDFVQLTKTLECIQYTGEAVVEQDMYPAPAGAPFKIAKQTLNYFKQIGLIK; this is encoded by the coding sequence ATGTCTATAAGAATAGGAACTGCCCCTGACTCTTGGGGAATATGGTTTTCCGATGATCCAAAACAAGTATCATGGGAGCAATGTTTAGATGAAATGCAAGAAGCAGGTTATAAAACTTTGGAGTTAGGACCATGGGGTTATTTGCCTACGGATCCAATTAGATTAAAAGAAGAGCTCTCTAAACGAGATTTGGAGCTAATTGCAACCACATTAATGACGGATATCGTATTTATTAATGATCTTCAACCTATTTATGAAACCTTAGATAAAATTCTCTCATTACAATGTCACTTTTCGTCCGCAAAGTATTTAGTTTTAATCGATGGAATGTATACAGATCTCTTTACTGGCGATCGTATCGCAAGTAAAGAACTTAATGATGATGAATGGAATCAAATGATTGGTAATATAAAAAAAATAGTAGACTATGTTAAAGCTAAATCCGATATTCAAATTGTTTTTCATCCACATGCAGAAACACATGTAGAGACGGAAGAAGAGATTGAAAGACTTTTAAGGGATATTGATATCGATCTTTGTTTGGATACAGGACATCATCTGTATTCTGGAGGAAATCCCAACACCTTTATTCAAAAACATAAAGATCGTATCAAATACTTACATTTAAAGGACTGTAATAAAAGCATTCGAGAAAAAATGGAAGAAAACGAATGGGCTTTTGCGCAGGGCGTCCAATCAGGAGTTATGTGTGACCCAGAATCTGGGGATGTTGATTTTGTTCAACTAACCAAAACCCTTGAGTGTATTCAATATACTGGAGAAGCTGTTGTTGAACAAGATATGTATCCAGCTCCTGCTGGTGCTCCCTTTAAAATAGCAAAACAAACATTGAATTATTTTAAACAAATAGGCCTTATAAAATAG
- a CDS encoding Gfo/Idh/MocA family protein encodes MSKKVRIGMVGAGWMCKAHVNAYTTAFSLYGDKIGKPVFKMIMDVNEGVSKREAKKFGFEKWTTNWMDIINSDEVDIVDIVTPNVFHYEIAKAALLNGKNVYCEKPLSLSAEESKELAKIAKEKGVLNYVAFNNVMNPATEYMKQLVQSGKLGEIMRFDGRYDQDMLLDPSIAITWRHLVKQAGSGALGDLGSHLLSVSQYIMGDIESVNAVSKIYIPERPAKTGASEMASVETEDYMAFTALYQSGAIGQLSTSRIGTGRKNYLAFEIQGTLGTATFNLERLNEVNVYFHNEESTHRGFRNILLGPDHGDYGVFQPASGINISFNDMKVIEVAKVLNAFTNDAEYVCNFEFGAKIDTCIQAILKSAKTHQWERVEEKDTSLCL; translated from the coding sequence ATGAGTAAAAAAGTGAGGATTGGAATGGTTGGAGCCGGATGGATGTGTAAAGCACATGTGAATGCCTATACAACTGCCTTTAGTTTATATGGAGATAAAATAGGTAAGCCCGTTTTTAAAATGATTATGGATGTAAATGAAGGCGTTTCTAAGAGGGAAGCTAAGAAATTTGGTTTTGAAAAATGGACGACAAATTGGATGGATATCATTAATTCAGATGAGGTTGATATTGTTGACATTGTCACTCCAAATGTTTTTCATTATGAAATAGCAAAAGCTGCTTTATTAAATGGAAAAAATGTATATTGTGAAAAACCATTATCTCTAAGTGCAGAGGAATCAAAAGAATTAGCAAAAATTGCGAAGGAAAAAGGTGTGTTAAATTATGTAGCCTTTAATAACGTTATGAATCCTGCCACTGAATATATGAAACAATTAGTACAGTCAGGAAAGTTAGGAGAAATCATGCGATTTGATGGACGTTATGATCAAGACATGCTTCTTGACCCTTCCATTGCTATTACGTGGAGACACCTTGTAAAACAAGCTGGTAGTGGAGCATTGGGCGATTTAGGCTCTCATCTATTAAGTGTTTCGCAATATATTATGGGAGATATTGAATCTGTTAATGCTGTTTCAAAAATCTATATTCCTGAGAGACCAGCCAAAACCGGCGCATCAGAAATGGCAAGTGTTGAAACAGAAGATTATATGGCTTTTACAGCTCTATATCAATCCGGGGCCATTGGTCAATTATCTACAAGTCGTATTGGTACTGGAAGAAAAAATTATTTAGCGTTTGAAATTCAAGGCACTTTAGGTACAGCTACCTTTAATTTAGAGAGACTAAATGAGGTTAATGTTTACTTCCATAATGAAGAAAGTACGCATAGAGGGTTTAGAAATATATTGTTGGGTCCAGATCATGGAGATTATGGTGTATTTCAACCAGCTTCAGGTATTAATATTAGCTTTAATGATATGAAGGTGATTGAAGTGGCTAAGGTATTAAATGCATTTACAAATGATGCAGAGTATGTGTGTAACTTTGAATTTGGGGCCAAAATTGATACATGCATTCAAGCTATTTTAAAATCTGCTAAGACACACCAATGGGAAAGAGTCGAGGAAAAGGATACATCTCTATGTCTATAA
- a CDS encoding helix-turn-helix transcriptional regulator, protein MKVNELGVLPSSELYVHTPNEFSRKHLFTIHFAGRYDCDMNYIIERNFHDYYLLLKVIRGQLRLEFEQQTFTVNADELLLFDCRIPHKYYATAPLSFEFIHFNGNVSKEFYDMIIQSYSPVISVINEMEIIRTIDNIFHMLEHNEISDFKASYEVHKILSCLLEGNHTLSSESDLKDVMTFIDENSEKPLNISDLADIASLSVYHFSRKFKKFTGLSPHEYVIFKRLTHAKSLLKNTSFSINKISDMIGFSSPSHFIATFKKHMNMTPKEFRNFRF, encoded by the coding sequence ATGAAAGTAAATGAACTTGGAGTTTTGCCCAGCTCGGAACTTTATGTACATACCCCTAATGAATTTTCAAGAAAACATTTATTTACGATTCATTTTGCAGGCCGTTATGACTGTGACATGAATTACATTATTGAAAGAAATTTTCATGACTATTATCTACTTCTTAAAGTAATTCGTGGACAACTTCGATTAGAATTTGAACAACAAACTTTTACTGTAAATGCTGATGAATTACTACTTTTTGATTGTCGTATTCCTCATAAATATTATGCAACAGCACCCCTTTCTTTTGAATTTATTCATTTCAATGGAAATGTCAGTAAAGAATTTTATGATATGATTATCCAATCATATAGCCCAGTTATATCAGTGATAAATGAAATGGAGATTATAAGGACAATAGACAATATTTTTCACATGTTAGAACATAATGAGATAAGTGATTTTAAAGCTTCATACGAAGTCCATAAAATATTAAGCTGTTTATTGGAGGGAAATCATACCTTATCTTCAGAATCCGACTTAAAGGATGTTATGACATTCATTGATGAAAATAGTGAAAAGCCTTTAAATATTAGTGATTTAGCTGATATAGCATCACTTAGTGTCTATCATTTTTCGAGAAAATTTAAAAAGTTTACCGGTTTGTCACCCCATGAATATGTCATTTTTAAAAGATTAACACATGCTAAATCATTACTAAAAAATACGAGCTTCTCCATAAACAAAATATCCGACATGATTGGATTTAGTTCACCTTCACATTTTATTGCTACCTTTAAAAAACATATGAATATGACTCCGAAAGAATTTAGGAATTTCCGTTTTTAG
- a CDS encoding iron-hydroxamate ABC transporter substrate-binding protein: MKKLFIPFLLLCVLILSACGNDEKSNTKNSSETEKGTFTYQSENGPVKVPKNPKRIVALTNGPNVLALKGNLVGIDEWSSTNPLFKEKLKGVTVVSEDDLEKIIELDPDLIIAGSQMKNINKLNEIAPTVVYTWGKLDYLTQQEEIGKLLNREKEAKEWVNDFKKRAKSAGEAIRAKIGEDATVSVIENGTKEFYVFGNNYARGTEILYQAMELNMPEKVKETALKSGIHTISTELLPEFAGDYIILSTTPDGDNSFLKTDTWKNIPAVQNNHVFKINTKASTYSDPITLEYLLKFFEDSFLKN; this comes from the coding sequence CTGAAAAAGCTATTTATACCCTTTCTACTCTTGTGTGTCCTTATTCTCAGCGCTTGTGGAAATGACGAGAAATCGAATACGAAAAACTCATCAGAAACTGAAAAAGGAACGTTTACTTATCAATCAGAAAATGGTCCTGTTAAAGTACCTAAAAACCCGAAAAGAATAGTTGCTCTGACGAATGGACCGAATGTACTGGCTTTAAAAGGAAACCTTGTTGGAATTGACGAATGGAGCAGTACAAATCCTCTCTTTAAAGAAAAGTTAAAAGGAGTAACCGTTGTATCAGAGGATGATTTAGAGAAAATCATTGAACTAGATCCAGATTTAATTATTGCAGGATCTCAAATGAAAAATATTAATAAACTAAATGAGATTGCTCCAACTGTCGTATATACTTGGGGTAAGTTAGACTATTTAACACAGCAAGAGGAAATTGGAAAACTCTTAAATAGAGAAAAAGAAGCAAAAGAATGGGTTAACGATTTCAAAAAACGTGCAAAATCAGCAGGAGAAGCAATACGAGCAAAAATTGGTGAAGATGCCACTGTTTCTGTAATTGAAAATGGAACAAAAGAATTTTATGTATTTGGAAACAACTATGCTCGAGGAACAGAAATACTGTATCAAGCAATGGAACTAAACATGCCAGAAAAAGTAAAAGAAACAGCTCTTAAATCAGGTATTCATACAATCTCAACTGAATTGCTTCCTGAGTTTGCTGGAGATTACATTATTCTTAGTACCACCCCTGATGGTGATAATTCATTTTTAAAAACGGATACATGGAAAAACATACCGGCAGTTCAGAACAATCATGTATTTAAAATTAATACTAAAGCATCTACCTACAGCGATCCAATCACTCTAGAGTATCTTCTGAAATTTTTTGAAGACTCTTTTCTTAAAAACTGA
- a CDS encoding Fur-regulated basic protein FbpA — MSDQVYPETELQKTLVINSLLDLGIYKKGNKHLYELTLIELEEYYDVKRHM; from the coding sequence ATGAGTGATCAAGTATATCCTGAAACAGAATTGCAGAAAACACTTGTTATTAATTCTTTATTAGATTTGGGCATTTATAAAAAAGGAAACAAACATCTGTATGAACTCACTCTAATAGAATTAGAAGAATACTACGATGTAAAGAGACATATGTAA
- the panD gene encoding aspartate 1-decarboxylase, translating into MRLTLMKSKIHRATVTEANLNYVGSVTIDEEILESVGLLPNEKVQVVNINNGERIETYAIKGEKGSGVICLNGAAARLFQPGDLVIIIGYADMEEEEAKVHKPKVAIMGENNVIEEMITDENHGEKKGTLAL; encoded by the coding sequence ATGAGATTGACATTAATGAAGTCTAAAATCCATCGTGCAACAGTGACAGAAGCTAACTTGAATTACGTAGGGAGCGTCACTATTGATGAAGAAATCCTTGAAAGTGTTGGATTATTACCAAACGAGAAAGTACAGGTTGTTAACATCAATAATGGCGAAAGAATCGAAACTTATGCAATTAAAGGGGAAAAAGGTAGTGGGGTTATTTGTCTAAATGGAGCAGCAGCCCGTTTATTCCAACCCGGTGATTTAGTAATTATTATTGGTTATGCTGATATGGAAGAAGAAGAAGCCAAAGTCCATAAACCCAAAGTAGCTATTATGGGCGAGAATAATGTAATAGAAGAAATGATAACAGATGAGAATCATGGTGAGAAAAAGGGGACATTAGCCCTCTGA